GGCCAGAATCTGGAATGCAGAACTTCATGTGATCTATGTCGTCGAAACCAGTATGTTCTCCTCCATCCCCATGGACAACACATGGGAGATCATCTACTCGCTCCTGGAGAAGGAGGGGCAGGACGTCTTCCAGAAGAGCAAGGATCTCGCCGCACAGGACGGGATTTCGCTCATCACCCACCTGAAAGATGGCCATGCAGGGAATGAGATCCTCTCCCTTGCCGAAGAGTTGAACGCCGATCTGATCGCAATCGGATCCCGCGGAAAGAGCAATATCGATCGCCTGCTCCTCGGGAGCGTATCGGAGCATGTCGTCAGAAACAGCCACTGCACGACAATGGTGGTGAGATAATTCCATTGACCCCCTCAGAGATGCTGGTCTCCGACTATATGACAAAGGATGTCGTAGGAGTCGAGATTCCAAGCAACAGAGATGACATCCTCAAGATCCTCAAACATACCGGCATTTCAGGTGTGCCGGTGACGGAGAAGGGGCGTGTTGTGGGTGTCGTCACCAGAAAGGATCTGCTACGCAAATCCGAGGAGACACAGGTCGCCCTGCTGATGTCGCAGAAGCCCATCGTCATCAGCCCTGATGCCAGTCTCGTGGAGGCGGCCGCCATCATGACCGGGCACTCATTCCGGCGTCTGCCGGTCGTGGACGACGATGGCATTCTGGTCGGTCTGATCAGTGTGGCCGATCTCGTTGCAGCCATCGCACAACTCAGGATCAAGGACGAGATCAGGGATTTTTACCTGAGCACCACATTCGCCCTCTGGGAGGAGACCCCCCTCCCCCTCGTCGGGCGGATCATGGAGATCTCTGATGTCGAGGCCGTCCCGATCATGGATGAACGGGGCAGGATCTCAGGGATCATCTCAGAACGGGACCTGATCAGGAACTCCCATATCGAGGACTCGGTCGAGGTCTCAGACTTTTCCAACGGCACCGACGACGACGAATGGACATGGGAGAGCATCAGGGACATGCATGTGATGAGTTACGGCGTCTCAAAGGTGCAGCTCCCGGAAAAACCGGTACGGGGCGCGATGGTCTCCAACGTGATTACCGTCCCCAAGAATGCCGGAATCTCAGAATGTGCTCTGATGATGAAACGGGCCCGTCTCGACCAGCTGCCGGTGGTCAATGGCGATAAGCGTCTCATCGCCATGCTCTTTGACAGGGAACTGATCAGGGTTCTCTGCATGGAGCAGGATCAATAACCTTTAAATTTTTCAATATCAGTAATAGGGATAACGCTTTTACACATTTTCAGCGTGTAATTTTAGGGGGTATTTCAATGCCTGAGATATATCAGGAAGTTATGAAGGGCACTACGACAGTAGGCCTTGTATTTGATGAGGGGATCGTCCTCGCCACTGAGAAGCGCGCAACAATGGGCAACCTCATCGCCAGCAAGAAGGCAAAGAAGGTCTATCAGATCGCCGATAGAATCGGCATGACCACCGCAGGAGGCGTCGGCGACGCCCAGTCACTCGCCCGCCTCATGCAGGTGGAATGCAGCCTCTACAGTGTCCGCCACGGCAAACCCATCTCTGTCGGGGCGGCAGCCACCCTGCTCTCCAACTATCTGCAGCAGAACCGCTACTATCCATATTATGTGCAGCTCCTGGTCGGCGGCGTGGACAGGAAGGGGCCGTCGGTCTACTCGGTGGACGCCCTCGGCGGCGCCTCGAAAGAGGACGAGATCGTCTCGACCGGATCGGGATCCCCGATGGCCTATGGCGTGCTCGAGGACCGATACCACCCCAATATGCCTGAAAGTGAGGCAGCGGAGCTTGCAACGCGCGCTCTCAAGGCTGCAATGCGCCGGGACTCAGCATCCGGCGAAGATATCAGCGTTGTTGTGATCACGAAAGACAAATATGAAGAACGAGCCCTTGCGGTCACACAGAAGAACCCAGAACTCACCCAATAATTCTTTTTTAGGACGATATTGATGTTAATTGAGGACAGACTAAAGGAACTCAGGGATAAGATCAACGCCAAGGTCCCTGCCGGGATCTCCATCTCTGATGTCGAGTTTGAAGGACCAGAACTGGTCATCTACACCGATGACCCCAAGAAGTTTGCAGACCAGGAGGACCTGATCAAGGTCCTTGCACGGGAACTGCGCAAACGCATCGTTGTCCGCCCGAATATTCTCGAAGATCCGGAGACTGCAGCCACCAAGATTCAGGGCGTCGTGCCGGAGAACGCAGGAATCACCGATATCTTCTTTGATCCTGACACCGGAGAGGTGCTGATCGAGGCCGAAAAACCGGGCGTCGTCATCGGCAAGAACGGGGCGACCCTCAGGGAGATCACCAAAAACACCTGCTGGACACCGAAGGTCGTGCGCACCCCGCCGATCGAGAGCTCAACGGTCAAGCAGGTCCGTCAGTTCCTGCGCTCAGTTAAAGACGAACGAAAAACGTTCCTGAGAACTATCGGAAGGCGTATCCACCGTGACGTGATCATGAAGGACCAGTGGGTGCGCGTGACCACCCTGGGCTGCTGCAGGGAGGTCGGACGCGCCGCATTCCTGCTGACGACCCCGGAGAGCAAGGTGCTGATCGATTGCGGCGAGAAACCAGGGAACACTGCAAGCACCCCCTATCTGTATGTTCCTGAAATATCGCCCCTGACGTCCCTTGACGCCGTCGTCCTCACACACGCACATCTCGACCACTGCGCCCTCGTACCCCTCCTCTTCAAATATGGTTACGATGGCCCGGTCTACTCCACACCGCCGACCCGTGACCTTGCCACCATGCTCCAGCTCGATTACCTTGATGTGGTCAAGAAGGACAGCGGCAGGCAACCCTATACCTCCAACGAGGTGAAGGAGTACATCAAGCACTCGATCACCCTCAACTACGGGTCGGTCACCGACATCGCACCCGACATCAAACTCACCTTCCACAATGCGGGGCACATCCTCGGTTCGGCCATCGCGCATTTCCACATCGGGGACGGCCTTTACAACATCGCCTTCACCGGGGATTTCAACTACCAGAAGACCCGCCTCTTCTCCCCGGCGGTCTCGACCTTCCCGCGGCTCGAGGCAATGTTCATGGAGAGCACCTATGGCGGTTCAAACGCACTCCAGCCCCCTCGTGATATCGCCGAGAACAAACTCTATGAGATCGTGAACAGGACGATCGAGCGCGGCGGCAAGGTGATCATACCGGCCTTCGCCGTCGGTAGGTCGCAGGAGGTAATGCTCGCCCTCGAAGAGGGCATGCGCAAACAGCGCATCCCGCGGGTGAAGGTCTATCTTGACGGCATGATCAAGGAAGCAACGGCCATCCATACCGTATATCCCGAATATCTCAACAATGATCTAAGAAACCAGATCTTCAGAGACGGGATGAACCCCTTCCTCTCCGACTGCTTTGTTCAGGTGGACTCACCTGACCTCAGGGAAAAGGTGATCGGCGGCGAACCCTGTGTGATCGTCACCACGAGCGGTATGCTCAGCGGCGGTCCGGTGATGGAATATCTCTATTCCCTCGCACCCGACGAGCGCAACACCCTGGTCTTCGTCGGCTATCAGGCCGACGGCACCTTCGGGCGGCGCCTCCAGAAGGGGTGGCGCGAGATCCCGATCGGCACACGGGACACCATGGTCGTGAAGCTGGATATCGAGACCGTCGACGGCTTTTCCGGTCACTCGGACAGGAAGCAGCTGATGAGTTTTGTCCAGCACCTCCAGCCGCGGCCGGAGAAGGTCTACACCATCCATGGCGACGAGGGGAACACCATCGATCTGGCGAGTTCGATCTACAAACGCTTCCATATTGAGACGCGCTCGCCGATGAACCTCGAGACCTACCGTATGGTATAATGAAACAGCGCCTCCCGATCCTTCTCGGCGTCTTCGCCATCATGGCGCTCTCGAACGCCGTTGTACCGGTGCTGCCCGCCCTCGCAGGCGGCACCGCCGTTCAGGGGGCGATATTCTCTGCCTATTTCTTTGGGGCGATGCTGACGGTGCTGCCCGCCGGCATCCTCTCCGATCGTCTCGGCCGGGTGCCGCTGATGCAGGGCGGGCTTCTGCTGACGGTGCTGAGCGGCGGGCTGATCTATCTCTTCCCGGATCCGTCCATCCTGCTTACCGCCCGTTCTATCGAGGGGATCGGGGCCGGCCTCTTTGTTCCGGCGGCGATGTCCTGGATCAATCTTCAACCTGATCACGAGAGGTTGAGCGGCAACTTTATCGCTGCCCTGAATGTCGGGCTTGTAGGCGGGCTTGTGGGGGCCGGCTGGATTGCCGGTCAGGCAGGGATATTCGGTGGCATCGTCCTTTTTACCGTCATTTCTCTTCTCCCCCTGCTGTTGAGCCTGGGAATCGTCGATGTGGGGGGGGCAGTGCGGGGAGGCGCCGCCGACTTCATCGACATCGGCCGCGATTATTTCTGGCTGTATATCTCGGCAGTCATACTCGTCGGCGCAACCGGTGCCGTGACGGCGATCTACCCGGAGTTCACGGGCGAGAGTCCAACCACAATCGGCCTGCAACTCGGGATGATGAACGTCGCCACGATAGTCACATCGATCGCCTCCTCACGGGTCCGTCTCGCTCCGATCCCGACGATCAGGGCTTCGGCCGTGCTGATGGCCGTGGCGGTGGCGTGTTCATTCTTCACCCCGGCAGCATTCGTGCTGATCGGCGGGATTGCCGGCGTGGTGATCATCGCCCAGATCAACTTTCTATCAGCACATCCAACAGATCAGGGAGCGATCATGGGGCTCTTCAATGCCTCGAGCTATGGCGGCATGACCATTCTGCCGTTCATGGCAGGAGTGGTGGCAGAGGCCCGGGGATTCCCGGCGGCCTTCCTCATCGTCACCGTGCTCGCCGCCTGCATGGCCCTGACTGTCGGGAGATGCCGGTGCAGAACCACACATTCAGGTGAAAGAGTATGAGCAAAACATTTGAGAACCTGGACGGCACCTCTGTTGCCGAACGCTTTGCCTCAATCGGGATCGAGGCCGGAGCGCGAATAGACATCCTTGACCTCCAGCGCCTCCAGCGCCGCTACAATTTCCGTGCGGCGGTCTACTTTGAGGAGGAGATGGCCAGGAAAAACGACCTCGCCGCTGATGATGCAGAATATGCGAACGTACCCGAGACCGAGCGACCCTTCGTCTCGGTTGATGCCTTCTTATCCTTCGCACGGGAGTTTGACCCCTACTCATTTGAACTGAGGCTGAAGGAGTGCCCCCTCATGATCGAGATCATCGGGGTGGGGATGATCGGCGCCAGACCCCATGTGATCGGTCTGATGCCCTTCCTCGACGAACTGGAGACATTTGAGGAGCCCGAGATCCACAAGTAGATGTGCTGATCAGGGGTCCTGACATACGGATCACCCTTTTTAGGCCATGCTCTCACCGGCACAGATTGCCGCTATTTCAGGGCCGGCCACATCTATGTTGATTTCAGGTCAGAATCCCAGCAATTCAAGGGCGATCCCTGCCGCCTCCCGTTTTGCGGCGGCCTTGCTTCGGCCGCTCCCGATCGCCGAGAACCGTCCGGGTATGCTGACCGCACACAGAAAGGTCGGGGCATGGTCCGGGCCTTCCCGCATCAGGGGAAGATAGTCCGGCAGGCCGAGACGCTCCTGCTGGAACCACTCCTGAAGTCTGCCGATTGTATTCTCGCCAAGGTCAAAATGGAGGACGTCGTCTCCGATGAGACCGAGCACGATCTCTCGTGTGCGGTCAAGACCGACATGGAGATAGAGGGCACAGATGAACGCCTCAAATACATCGGCGATGATCGAGGGCGTGAGCGCCTGACCGCCGCCGAGAAGGATGAGTTCTTCAAGCCCGATACCGCTGCCCGGGACGATGGTGCTGAGATGCTCGTTTTTTGTCGCCTCCATCCGTTTGGAGAGCGCCCCCACAGAACAGGAAAAGGTGCAGGCAAGGTATTCGGCGACGATGAAGTTGAGTATCCGGTCGCCGAGAAATTCAAGGCGTTCATAGTCCGGACGGGGGAGGGGGCCGAGCGGATGCTCATGGGCATACGAACGATGGGTGAACGCCCGGTCGTAGCGGAGCAGCGCCTCATCGTCAATGTCTGCGATCCCGATCTGGGGCTGGGTGAGAAAACGGAGGAGTTCGTGTTTGCGTGTCCATTCCATCGTGCGGTCTCCGGGTCCAGGGAAACATATTTTCCCTTTTAGAGTTGGATTGTTCGCATTATGAAGATGCTCATCGGAGGCGCATGGAGCGATGCGACAGCAGGTCGAAGGCTCGGCGTGGTCAACCCGGCCACCTGGGAGGAGATCGATCAGGTGCCGCTCGGTGGACCGGACGATGCCGGGGCTGCCGTGGAGGCGGCAGCCGATGCACTCAGGGGATGGGGGGACCTGCCCGTGCTCGAACGGGCCGGGCGCCTGACCCGCACCGCCTCCCTGGTCAGGGAAGAGACAGAACGGCTTGCGGCACTGCTGGTGAGCGAGCAGGGCAAACCCCTGCGAGAAGCACGGGACGAAATCAGGGGGTTTGCCCATATCCTCGAGTATTATGCCGGACTTGCCTCATCACTCCGCGGCGACGCCGTCCGGACCGGGGCATACGGCCGGATCATCACGGAAAAACGGCCGATCGGGGTGTGTGCTGCGATCGTGCCCTGGAACATGCCGGTGATCATCGCCGGATGGAAGATCGGTCCGGCCCTCATGGCCGGAAACACGCTCGTCCTCAAACCAGCGAGCAACACACCGCTGACGACACTTGCCATCGGAGAACTCTTCGTCCGCGCCGGTCTGCCACCGGGTGTCCTCAATATTGTGACCGGACCGGGAGAGTCGCTCGGGGAAGCGCTGGTGACGCACCCGGGGGTCAGGAAAGTGTCCTTCACCGGTGCGACCGACACCGGCAGGCACATCGCCGAGGCGGCGGCACCGACAATGAAATATCTCACCCTTGAACTCGGCGGGAGCGATCCGATGATCGTCTGCGACGATGCCGACCTTGATGCGGCCGCAAATGGTGCGGTGGCGGCCCGGTTCTATAATTGCGGGCAGACATGCACGGCAGTGAAACGGGTATATGTGTTCTCTGAAATCGCCGAACGCTTCAGGGAACGGGTGGCACAGCGTGTAGAGGAGATCACTGTCGGAAACGGCATGGAAAAGGGGGTTCGAATGGGACCGCTCTCCAATGCCGCCGGATATACGCATATCGAGCAGATCGTCGATGAGATGAAGGGCGAAGCGGAGATTATCGCCGGAGGAGAACGTCAGGGAGACAGGGGATGGTTCTACCGCCCAACGGTGATCTGCGGGTGTTCACCGGATGCCCTCCCCCTCCGCGAAGAGGTCTTCGGTCCGGTGCTCCCGATCGTCGAGGTCGAAACCCTTGACGAGGCGATCACAGAGGCAAACAGCACACGCTATGGGCTGGGAGCGTCAATCTGGACAAATAGCCTCTCCCGCACAGAACAGGGCTGCCGGGAACTGGAGGCCGGCATCGTATGGGTGAACCAGCACCTGAAGATCCCGCCCGAGGCCCCGTTCGGCGGGGTGAAGGGGAGCGGCATCGGGAGGGAAAACGGCCCCGGAGCGCTTGATCGTTATACCGAAGAGCGCTCGATCCTTGTCAGGATCTAACTGAACAATCCCCTGCCGGGTTTGCTGAGGGGGAGGGTCCGGAGGGGCATACCGGCATAAACCCGGATAATTGTGCCCCGCCTCCACCACGTTCTCCACGACGAACAGAGGCAGACGGGAGTGTTCAATCCGTTCGGAAATCATACTGCAGAGGGGACAGATGCGGGAGATCTCCCCGGCAGGAGTGCCGCCCTGCAGGAGCACTATCGCAAAACAGAGCGCTCGACGATCGGGTCACGGCCATGCCTGATCAGTTTTCAGACTTCAGGTTGTTTCCGGCATGGCAGACGTCTATTCCCGGATAAACGGTTCGGCAAATTCGACCGTCAAAGGTGTGGTGA
This genomic interval from Methanofollis fontis contains the following:
- a CDS encoding universal stress protein is translated as MFHKIVVAIDGSEISMKALEVALSEARIWNAELHVIYVVETSMFSSIPMDNTWEIIYSLLEKEGQDVFQKSKDLAAQDGISLITHLKDGHAGNEILSLAEELNADLIAIGSRGKSNIDRLLLGSVSEHVVRNSHCTTMVVR
- a CDS encoding CBS domain-containing protein — protein: MLVSDYMTKDVVGVEIPSNRDDILKILKHTGISGVPVTEKGRVVGVVTRKDLLRKSEETQVALLMSQKPIVISPDASLVEAAAIMTGHSFRRLPVVDDDGILVGLISVADLVAAIAQLRIKDEIRDFYLSTTFALWEETPLPLVGRIMEISDVEAVPIMDERGRISGIISERDLIRNSHIEDSVEVSDFSNGTDDDEWTWESIRDMHVMSYGVSKVQLPEKPVRGAMVSNVITVPKNAGISECALMMKRARLDQLPVVNGDKRLIAMLFDRELIRVLCMEQDQ
- the psmB gene encoding archaeal proteasome endopeptidase complex subunit beta; the protein is MPEIYQEVMKGTTTVGLVFDEGIVLATEKRATMGNLIASKKAKKVYQIADRIGMTTAGGVGDAQSLARLMQVECSLYSVRHGKPISVGAAATLLSNYLQQNRYYPYYVQLLVGGVDRKGPSVYSVDALGGASKEDEIVSTGSGSPMAYGVLEDRYHPNMPESEAAELATRALKAAMRRDSASGEDISVVVITKDKYEERALAVTQKNPELTQ
- a CDS encoding beta-CASP ribonuclease aCPSF1, with the protein product MLIEDRLKELRDKINAKVPAGISISDVEFEGPELVIYTDDPKKFADQEDLIKVLARELRKRIVVRPNILEDPETAATKIQGVVPENAGITDIFFDPDTGEVLIEAEKPGVVIGKNGATLREITKNTCWTPKVVRTPPIESSTVKQVRQFLRSVKDERKTFLRTIGRRIHRDVIMKDQWVRVTTLGCCREVGRAAFLLTTPESKVLIDCGEKPGNTASTPYLYVPEISPLTSLDAVVLTHAHLDHCALVPLLFKYGYDGPVYSTPPTRDLATMLQLDYLDVVKKDSGRQPYTSNEVKEYIKHSITLNYGSVTDIAPDIKLTFHNAGHILGSAIAHFHIGDGLYNIAFTGDFNYQKTRLFSPAVSTFPRLEAMFMESTYGGSNALQPPRDIAENKLYEIVNRTIERGGKVIIPAFAVGRSQEVMLALEEGMRKQRIPRVKVYLDGMIKEATAIHTVYPEYLNNDLRNQIFRDGMNPFLSDCFVQVDSPDLREKVIGGEPCVIVTTSGMLSGGPVMEYLYSLAPDERNTLVFVGYQADGTFGRRLQKGWREIPIGTRDTMVVKLDIETVDGFSGHSDRKQLMSFVQHLQPRPEKVYTIHGDEGNTIDLASSIYKRFHIETRSPMNLETYRMV
- a CDS encoding MFS transporter — translated: MKQRLPILLGVFAIMALSNAVVPVLPALAGGTAVQGAIFSAYFFGAMLTVLPAGILSDRLGRVPLMQGGLLLTVLSGGLIYLFPDPSILLTARSIEGIGAGLFVPAAMSWINLQPDHERLSGNFIAALNVGLVGGLVGAGWIAGQAGIFGGIVLFTVISLLPLLLSLGIVDVGGAVRGGAADFIDIGRDYFWLYISAVILVGATGAVTAIYPEFTGESPTTIGLQLGMMNVATIVTSIASSRVRLAPIPTIRASAVLMAVAVACSFFTPAAFVLIGGIAGVVIIAQINFLSAHPTDQGAIMGLFNASSYGGMTILPFMAGVVAEARGFPAAFLIVTVLAACMALTVGRCRCRTTHSGERV
- a CDS encoding ribonuclease III family protein; translation: MEWTRKHELLRFLTQPQIGIADIDDEALLRYDRAFTHRSYAHEHPLGPLPRPDYERLEFLGDRILNFIVAEYLACTFSCSVGALSKRMEATKNEHLSTIVPGSGIGLEELILLGGGQALTPSIIADVFEAFICALYLHVGLDRTREIVLGLIGDDVLHFDLGENTIGRLQEWFQQERLGLPDYLPLMREGPDHAPTFLCAVSIPGRFSAIGSGRSKAAAKREAAGIALELLGF
- a CDS encoding aldehyde dehydrogenase family protein, which gives rise to MKMLIGGAWSDATAGRRLGVVNPATWEEIDQVPLGGPDDAGAAVEAAADALRGWGDLPVLERAGRLTRTASLVREETERLAALLVSEQGKPLREARDEIRGFAHILEYYAGLASSLRGDAVRTGAYGRIITEKRPIGVCAAIVPWNMPVIIAGWKIGPALMAGNTLVLKPASNTPLTTLAIGELFVRAGLPPGVLNIVTGPGESLGEALVTHPGVRKVSFTGATDTGRHIAEAAAPTMKYLTLELGGSDPMIVCDDADLDAAANGAVAARFYNCGQTCTAVKRVYVFSEIAERFRERVAQRVEEITVGNGMEKGVRMGPLSNAAGYTHIEQIVDEMKGEAEIIAGGERQGDRGWFYRPTVICGCSPDALPLREEVFGPVLPIVEVETLDEAITEANSTRYGLGASIWTNSLSRTEQGCRELEAGIVWVNQHLKIPPEAPFGGVKGSGIGRENGPGALDRYTEERSILVRI